Proteins encoded together in one Nostoc sp. PCC 7524 window:
- a CDS encoding nuclear transport factor 2 family protein: MSNETIQKAVAAYFANITAMNPEGWVDNFAKDAVSHDPVGEPPAKVHEGYREFIGQLQAVFEKLEATIEHIFIASNEAAVKWTMAGVSKSGKSIKFEGITIFEINVEGKIQTTRAYWSPAQMIAQLRS; encoded by the coding sequence ATGTCAAACGAAACCATTCAAAAGGCTGTTGCTGCTTACTTTGCCAACATTACAGCTATGAATCCAGAAGGTTGGGTAGATAATTTTGCCAAAGATGCTGTTAGTCATGATCCAGTTGGGGAACCACCTGCAAAAGTTCATGAAGGATATCGTGAATTCATCGGACAGTTGCAAGCAGTATTTGAGAAATTAGAAGCAACCATCGAGCATATATTTATTGCTAGTAATGAAGCAGCAGTCAAATGGACAATGGCAGGAGTCAGCAAGAGTGGTAAGTCAATCAAATTTGAGGGAATTACAATTTTTGAGATTAACGTTGAAGGTAAAATTCAAACAACTCGCGCCTATTGGAGTCCCGCGCAGATGATAGCGCAATTGCGTTCTTAA
- a CDS encoding AbrB family transcriptional regulator — translation MNQSVSVAPAIEEATNEDFGVAQPQLIMKRLGILCLEMLLALPLGLALTQLKIGGIVWIFGGIASGIAVLQCCRIFYQFSVPPNRIARKVGMVMVGMAVGVANSNNDLTSLAAGIPIFMLLTLFLLVCGSCIGYIYSRVSKTNLLTAMLATVPGGVGVMSSIAADYDRNVTLVALVQAIRVTSVVLLIPLIARTAVGNYWNLQTLPVRSAWINFEPAQLQLLGVALLITGIIVYLSLLLKIPAGDFFGALLIGLVFNSVLDWLPFVSGVHFNPPPLMNIVGQMLLGITIGEYWGEKPNFGKKTVVYALMSVALTLIAGAIATILAMQLTSWDWLTCLLVTAPGGAAEMILVSLALDHNVEIVTTGHLVRLIAINSSLPLWLFLFRRLDEQISKPA, via the coding sequence ATGAATCAAAGTGTAAGTGTTGCTCCTGCCATAGAAGAAGCCACGAATGAAGATTTTGGAGTTGCCCAACCCCAGCTAATTATGAAGCGACTGGGAATTCTCTGTTTAGAAATGTTGCTGGCATTGCCTTTAGGTTTAGCTTTAACTCAATTAAAGATTGGCGGAATTGTCTGGATATTTGGCGGTATTGCTTCTGGTATAGCAGTTTTGCAATGCTGTCGAATTTTTTATCAGTTTTCTGTGCCACCAAACCGCATTGCGAGAAAAGTAGGCATGGTAATGGTGGGAATGGCTGTTGGTGTTGCTAATAGCAATAATGATTTAACTAGCCTTGCGGCTGGAATTCCTATATTTATGTTGCTGACATTATTCTTACTTGTATGTGGTAGTTGTATTGGTTACATTTACTCTCGTGTGAGTAAAACCAACCTCTTAACGGCGATGCTAGCTACAGTTCCCGGTGGTGTAGGAGTAATGTCATCAATTGCCGCCGATTACGATCGCAACGTTACCTTAGTAGCGTTAGTACAAGCGATTCGTGTTACTTCTGTAGTTTTACTGATTCCCTTGATTGCCAGAACAGCAGTTGGTAACTACTGGAATCTACAAACCTTGCCAGTGAGATCAGCTTGGATAAATTTTGAGCCTGCACAACTACAATTACTTGGGGTAGCGTTGCTCATCACCGGCATCATAGTTTATTTATCTCTACTCTTGAAAATTCCAGCTGGTGATTTTTTTGGTGCATTGTTGATAGGATTAGTGTTTAATTCAGTTCTAGATTGGTTGCCTTTTGTGAGTGGTGTTCACTTCAATCCGCCACCATTGATGAACATAGTCGGGCAAATGCTGCTGGGAATTACCATTGGTGAATATTGGGGAGAAAAACCCAATTTTGGCAAAAAAACCGTAGTTTACGCTTTAATGTCTGTAGCCTTGACCTTGATTGCTGGTGCGATCGCTACTATTTTAGCCATGCAATTAACCTCATGGGATTGGTTAACTTGTTTGTTAGTTACAGCCCCAGGAGGAGCAGCAGAAATGATTTTGGTATCTCTAGCATTAGATCATAATGTAGAGATTGTCACCACAGGGCATTTAGTGCGACTCATCGCCATCAACAGTTCTTTACCCCTATGGTTATTTTTATTTCGCCGTTTAGATGAACAAATCTCAAAACCTGCGTAG
- a CDS encoding DUF1838 domain-containing protein, with amino-acid sequence MVAQIQELEAQHWVKTRSSLDPTQSTFLTWTGKIYAFTPGEKRKLLFKMLGVSISRCIPTEADSWDFTSRELTYYLNPENNEILRKWENPWTGEIVPVMHVANNPVQGQFKGKFPAQLEGATTTFVFDIFPTYPNPLAEDPQLAEYSPYQTYQAAELFKLTVPTADLFNLELNSVSQLRLSWDRIGQWLPWMKMSDRPGHLIYSASGSKVNGLTELPQLLQDEINTRVPLYKQAPKAFIDGEDMTSWLYFQKHFQAYLDGATFPLPAAEEA; translated from the coding sequence ATGGTTGCTCAAATCCAAGAATTAGAAGCCCAACATTGGGTAAAAACGCGTTCTTCCCTTGATCCTACCCAATCGACATTCCTCACCTGGACAGGTAAAATTTACGCCTTTACTCCCGGTGAAAAACGAAAACTACTGTTTAAGATGTTAGGGGTAAGTATCAGTAGATGTATCCCTACAGAAGCAGATAGTTGGGACTTTACTTCTAGGGAACTCACCTACTACTTAAATCCAGAGAACAACGAGATTTTAAGAAAATGGGAAAATCCTTGGACTGGTGAGATAGTGCCAGTCATGCACGTAGCGAATAATCCGGTGCAAGGCCAATTTAAAGGCAAATTCCCCGCACAATTAGAGGGAGCCACCACAACCTTTGTCTTTGATATTTTCCCCACTTACCCTAATCCTTTAGCCGAAGATCCCCAACTTGCCGAATATAGCCCCTATCAAACGTATCAAGCCGCAGAATTATTTAAACTCACAGTACCAACCGCAGATTTATTTAACTTAGAACTAAATTCGGTGTCGCAACTGAGGCTCAGTTGGGATAGGATTGGTCAATGGTTGCCCTGGATGAAAATGAGCGATCGCCCTGGTCATCTAATATATAGTGCATCTGGTAGTAAAGTGAATGGTTTAACAGAATTACCCCAGTTACTCCAAGATGAAATTAATACCCGCGTACCTTTGTACAAGCAAGCCCCAAAAGCTTTTATTGATGGTGAAGATATGACATCTTGGTTGTACTTCCAAAAGCACTTTCAAGCCTACTTAGACGGCGCAACCTTCCCCCTACCCGCCGCAGAAGAAGCTTAA
- a CDS encoding pentapeptide repeat-containing protein, translating into MDAEDIKRRYAAGERYFPAANLSKARLIRAYLPGINLWGADLSDANLAQAKLWGADLSRANLANANLTRANLCGVKLNEANLRGAKLNFTKLYGADLTGACYDETTSFSRGFDPISRNMRKF; encoded by the coding sequence ATGGATGCTGAGGATATAAAACGGCGTTATGCTGCTGGTGAGAGATATTTTCCAGCTGCGAACTTAAGTAAAGCCAGGCTGATTAGAGCCTATCTTCCTGGTATTAATCTCTGGGGCGCAGACTTAAGTGATGCTAACTTAGCTCAAGCTAAATTATGGGGAGCTGACTTGAGTAGAGCGAATCTAGCCAATGCCAATTTGACTAGGGCAAATTTATGTGGAGTCAAGCTCAATGAAGCAAATCTGCGGGGTGCCAAACTTAACTTTACTAAGTTGTATGGAGCAGATTTAACTGGAGCTTGTTACGATGAAACTACCAGCTTTTCTAGAGGGTTCGACCCTATTAGTAGAAATATGCGGAAGTTTTAG
- a CDS encoding AbrB/MazE/SpoVT family DNA-binding domain-containing protein yields the protein MTPNSLSLPQHYTVDIEPEGRLTLPKEIQERLNLEPGDRLILTLQDNGKLQLVSLKQQVKKIRGLLKDKSPDINLVNEFIQERRVEAAHE from the coding sequence ATGACACCTAATAGTTTATCCCTTCCTCAACACTATACAGTTGATATTGAACCAGAAGGTCGTTTAACTTTACCCAAAGAAATACAAGAAAGGTTGAATTTAGAACCAGGCGATCGCTTAATTTTAACACTTCAAGATAATGGCAAACTTCAGTTAGTCAGCCTCAAACAACAAGTGAAAAAAATACGAGGTTTGTTAAAAGATAAATCACCTGATATAAATCTAGTTAATGAATTTATTCAGGAACGCAGGGTTGAAGCTGCCCATGAGTAA
- a CDS encoding PIN domain-containing protein, with product MSKFVVDASAFLAYLRDEQGADIVENALINGCYISIINWVEVLSKIVDLGENPEEIIQKLKNEGILGNILIIIDCNEEDAITIALLRALTKSVGLSLGDRACLALGKRLNIPVLTADKIWSSLSVGVAITVIR from the coding sequence ATGAGTAAGTTTGTTGTAGATGCTTCTGCTTTTTTAGCTTATCTGAGAGATGAACAAGGTGCAGATATTGTTGAAAATGCTTTGATTAATGGGTGCTATATCAGTATTATCAATTGGGTAGAGGTACTATCAAAAATTGTTGATTTAGGAGAAAATCCTGAAGAAATTATTCAAAAATTAAAAAATGAAGGAATATTAGGAAATATCCTAATAATTATTGATTGTAATGAAGAAGATGCTATAACCATAGCTCTATTAAGAGCTTTAACGAAAAGTGTGGGCTTGTCATTAGGCGATCGCGCTTGTCTGGCTTTAGGTAAACGCTTAAACATACCTGTATTAACAGCAGATAAAATATGGAGCAGTTTATCTGTTGGAGTTGCTATTACTGTGATTCGTTGA
- a CDS encoding cysteine desulfurase family protein, whose amino-acid sequence MQIYLDYSATTPTRPEAIAAMQAALTQQWGNPSSLHEWGQRAATIVEQARLQVAGLINAATPESIIFTSGGTESNNLVMMGIARLYAVPQHIIISTVEHSAIAEPAKLLEKWGWEVTRLAVDSKGRVNPQTLKAALRHNTVLVSIIYGQSEIGTVQPITELGKIAQQHGALFHTDAVQAVGRLPIDVQQLPVDLLSLSSHKLYGPQGAGALYIRPDVELIPLLGGGGQERGLRSGTQALPAIAGFGVAAELAAQELPQETPRLIKLRDRIFSLLADVPGLIPTGDLEHRLPHHVSFSLEYADGKKLSGKTLVRQLNLAGIGISAGSACHSGKLSPSPILLAMGYPETAAFGGIRLTLGRDTTQADIDWTAMVLKQVLQRLTSDVTLAAR is encoded by the coding sequence ATGCAAATATATCTAGATTACAGCGCGACTACTCCCACTCGCCCAGAGGCGATCGCAGCTATGCAAGCAGCACTCACCCAACAATGGGGGAATCCTTCTAGCTTGCATGAGTGGGGACAACGGGCAGCAACTATTGTAGAACAAGCGAGACTGCAAGTAGCTGGTTTGATTAACGCGGCTACTCCAGAATCAATTATTTTTACTTCTGGTGGTACAGAGTCCAATAACCTAGTCATGATGGGTATTGCGCGATTGTACGCCGTACCGCAACACATCATTATTTCTACGGTGGAACACTCCGCCATTGCTGAACCAGCCAAGCTACTAGAAAAGTGGGGATGGGAAGTTACCCGTTTAGCGGTAGATAGTAAAGGTAGAGTCAATCCTCAAACTTTAAAGGCTGCACTGCGACATAACACTGTTTTAGTGTCGATAATTTACGGACAAAGTGAAATTGGCACAGTCCAACCAATCACAGAATTAGGAAAGATAGCCCAACAACATGGAGCTTTATTTCATACCGATGCAGTGCAAGCAGTGGGACGCTTACCCATTGATGTACAGCAGCTACCTGTAGATTTACTGAGTTTATCTAGTCATAAATTATATGGACCTCAAGGTGCAGGGGCTTTGTATATCCGTCCTGATGTCGAGTTAATACCCTTATTAGGTGGCGGTGGACAAGAGAGGGGTTTGCGTTCTGGTACACAAGCATTACCTGCGATCGCTGGTTTTGGTGTAGCTGCCGAACTAGCAGCCCAAGAACTACCACAAGAAACACCACGATTAATCAAGTTACGCGATCGCATATTTTCTTTGTTAGCAGATGTCCCCGGTTTAATTCCCACAGGGGATTTAGAACATCGCTTACCCCACCACGTTAGTTTTTCTCTAGAATACGCCGACGGGAAAAAACTCAGTGGTAAAACCTTAGTCCGCCAACTCAACTTAGCTGGCATTGGTATCAGCGCAGGTTCAGCTTGTCACAGTGGTAAACTCAGTCCCAGCCCCATACTGTTAGCGATGGGCTATCCCGAAACAGCAGCCTTCGGAGGAATCCGCCTCACCCTAGGACGAGATACTACCCAAGCCGATATCGATTGGACAGCGATGGTATTAAAGCAAGTTTTGCAAAGATTGACATCGGATGTTACCTTGGCTGCACGCTGA